A region of the Sardina pilchardus chromosome 3, fSarPil1.1, whole genome shotgun sequence genome:
agcctgacctgttggtggcgctggagttttggggtttgttgtctgtaaatttaatagattcgggcaaatttgaagttgaatgagtgtgccaaatttcagaactctggagtgtatggttggctgggaaatgggcaatgtgtaataataataataataataataataagaatacgtacaatcactatgggttgcctcgcagcttcgctgcttggcccccaatgaGCATTGATTCTCACCGATGGGCTGCCTGCTCAATGGTTTCACCTAGTTGCACTTTTCCTCCAAATCCATTCCATTTCCCGACTCCAAACCCCCTCTTCTTCATGCCTAGTAACACCCTGCCTGGCTGTACCACCAAGACAAGGGTCAATAGCTTTGAGGTGAACATGGCATCCCTGGAGAGCAAGTACAACTGGTCAAACCCTATCAAAACAACTGCACTACTTCAAGTGTCAAAATTGACATTCAGAGTATCAGTACTTGAGCTTTGGAGGAACTATTTGCAGTTCATATGCAGGAAATGCAAGAACGAAGTGCATTGCATTACTACATATTTTACAGTTAACTGCagaaatgcaatattttggaCGTGAAAATATTATTGCACTGCATTGTACTTCAGAAAAACTGCGACTGCAGTTAGTTTTAGTAGGGGTAATACAGAATGGAACACTTGTTAGAGACCTCTATGTTTTGTAAATAGTCATGTGTGGTTGCACGCAATGTTAAACTTAGTAATATACGACTTTTATCAAACGAGGGCAGGCTCTGATTGAACATTCATAATTTCACACTGATAAATTATGCTGAATACTCTGGTAGAGTCTATTATCAATGCTAACATGCTCTCTCATTCTAGCCAACGTTAGCACTGACAACGTTAATTCAGAAGTTTGCCTGTCAGTGGTGGTCTTGCTACTGCGCGTGAGCCCAAACATGTAACTATGAAGACAAAAATGGTTAATTTGTGTGATAATTTAACTCACGGATCCACTGCGGTTGTATGGTGTTTATATTGTCTTTCTTCAAAACGTAAATCTTTTATTTCTGCCTAAACGTGTGACCAGTGAGTTTCGTTCCCGCGGCATACAGTCAGTGGGGTATGATGGGTACACAACGAAAACTGGTCAAATTATAGAAAACGTGAACGAACCATGCCAGATGAATAAAGGCACTTCAAGACCATCACGACTTGTCCAGATCTGTGGTGTTACACTTAAATATGACCGGCTAGGATCATCGTACTTCATATATTTGATTACTTTAAAAGTGTCATGTGCACGAAGGCCTTATATTTAATTACACAAGGgagatgtttaatgtttgtttttttgaggaCTTAAAATTGACTtcggtgtgtgtgcagcgtgacCGCAGATGAATCGGTAGTCAAGCAACTGCGCAAATTGGGTGCATCATTGATGTAAAAGACATGTTTCTGTTTGTCATTTCCTGGGACCTCGAGCACATTTTGACAGACAGGCACAAGTTACTACCTTTCTACTGTCTGTGGTTATTACCACAAAATCATTGAGTTATGTGGAAACACTCAGTGCTTCTCCATAGAAGGTGTATCCACACATCTGCTACTACACTGAAGAAGTCACCTCAAAATCTAAAGGGGAAGAGTCCGGCTGACAAACGCTGGATTGTCAGGCAACTTAAGGATCCTTTTGTGAAAGCTGCTCATGTCCAAAACTATCGCTGCAGGAGTGCTTTCAAGTTGTTGGAGATCGATGACAAGCACAAGATTCTGAGACCAGGCTTTAATGTGGTAGATTGTGGTGCAGCTCCTGGTGCATGGAGTCAAGTTGCTGTGCAAAGAGTAAATGCAACCGGGCAAAGTAAGGATCCAGTCAAATGTCCATTGAATGGCAACACTGTTTTATTTTGCCTAATGCCTAACATCAAAAAAGTATGCGCAGTTCTATTTTGAGAGTGTATTCCTCCTCAGAAGCATCCTGTTGTAGGGTAGAGGTATATATGTTGCAGTGATATTTTGATACTGACCATGTAGTTATCATCCTGTAGTCTAGTACAAATTCCCATTCATATCAGGCGTCTTTGTCTGTTGCAGATCCTGAACAGCCCTGTGGGTCTGTCATTGGGGTCGACCTCCTGCATATTGCCCCTCTTGACGGTGCCCACTTCCTGACTGATCAGGACATCACCAGCCCTGCCACCCACGCGGAGCTTCAGAGGCTCCTGCCAGGTGGCCTTGCTGATGTCATCCTGAGTGACATGGCACCCAACGCCTCAGGTTTCCGTGAGATGGACCACGAGAAACTGATCTCCATGTGCCTTTCTTTGCTGGACCTTTCTGACAAGGTGCTTATGCCCGGAGGCTGCCTTGTCCTCAAGTGCTGGGATGGAGGTCTCACCTGGAAGCTCCAACAGGGACTTGCAGAAATATTTAAAGAAGTAAAGACAGTTAAGCCAAAGGCGAGCAGAAAAGAATCTGCTGAACTGTTTTTTCTGGCAAAATTGTTCAAAAAGACCTAACTGTGGATCATGCAATTTGTAACAGACAGAATATTTGAATATGAATCTAACAGTTATATCATTTGATTTTTCAAATGGTCACGTGCACCTGGTTTGAGGAGTTACTCTTTGACATGTAAAAAGAATGAtctggaaagattcacacctagTAAACTTCGACAGTTATATGCATAATGTGGTTTGCATGATCAGCTTGCAGTTATTTGCAGGTATTTGAAATATATTCATTGTGAGTTAGCTGATACATGTTCTCAGCCTGTCATTTTGCAGTGAGTCATCCAGAAAGGTGACTGAATGACTCAGAAAGGATCAGGAAAGAGAGGCCTAATTGCATAGCTGAAGAGCCGATGATTGTGTAAAATCTTTCATATTGAAAGATTGTATAACTGTGCCATTGTGCCTTTTTCCCCATATAAAGTTTTTCTCATTTCGTCAACCTTTTTTTGAAGATTTGATCCCAGCAATGCCTCCCTAGTAAAGGACATTGTCTCATGCAACATTTGAGGACATTCTCATGCATGCATCAAGGTTCCTCTGGATTGTCTCCATTGAGTTGTGGTCAGCTGTCCAAACCATTTGGCTGATATGCCTCAAACAGATCAACAGACGTCCTTCACAAGGTGGATATCACATTTGCATTTGTCCTTAGCAGATCTTATGGCTACTCCTTTCAGCAGTAATTAATTAGGGAAATGGAAAATTAGATGTATGGCTTATGGCTGGGAGACAAGTGGGTCTTTATATTTCTGTTATCAGATACGGCTTCGATGATTACACAGGCAGCATTGGAGCATCACCAGCTTTTTCTTGGCAAGCTTAAAATTGCTTAGTGTTATTTGGGTTCATATGTATAAAAATTAATTGCGACTTGAAACTGAGAAAATAAATATCTCATGGGCCTAATATGTGACGGTAATACGATTTTGCTAAATGGAAGTAGTCTACTGCATTTGGGATCAGCCAGAGGATGGAGCTCTTGAGTCATCGTTTGGGTTGTGTCTCCCAGCCCAAAGGATTTCAATCATGGCATGGCTTGCTCTTCAGAAGTAGTGCTACACAAAACATGATTGTGTTATGTAACCTGTACAATCCATGAAATATGCTGTATAATGTCACAATGTTtgtcatttgtgttttgttaatgTCAAGACACTGAGTCACCGTCTGAACTTTAGTTTGTTCTGTTGTTATGTGGAAGTATTAATTTCGGTCATGCATTTTCCTATCCAGGCTCCTTTGCTAAACACAAAAAATCCATTCATTGCCGATGGACAGGAAAGAAAGAAGATTAGGTCTGAGTGGTCTGGTATGTACATTAACCCTTTCCTTTATGGGTTAAGATATATGGCTGATTGGTGCACTTGCCAGTTTTAAAGCACACCATTGCCACTGTAGTAATGATGTAATTTCATGATCAGTTAAATTTATGACCGTTGTCCCTGAATGGTTGCTTAGCTGTTTATTAGATGTTTTCTTCTCATTTAGAAATGACAAAGACACAGACTTAAATATTAATGGGCCAAGTTTATGTAGGAATACCTTTTGCAGCTTCACTTTCAAATGATTTTTAAAGACATGCTGACAAAATACTAGCAACAACATGAGAGCATCTTGCCTCTTAAAATGATATCGGAAGCCAagctctgtgtgtcagtgccaTCTGTGGTTAAGTATTTTAATGGCCTGTCTATTTCTGAAGAGAGGCTTTGCAGTTAATTGCAATCACTTAGTAATGAGCTCTTCTTCACAAATGCTGTCCATAGTGTTCAAATCATACTTGATTGTAGTACTGGCCTTGATGCATGAGTTTTATGGTGTCCATATGGATCCCACTGCCAACACCTCATGTTGGTGAGATCATGACCATTACTCATGGAGAATGAATACAAGGTGTACTCAGAACATTGTTAGTTCAGTCTACATGCGGATCCAAACTAGGTTGAGTATGTTTACATTGAGAATCAGCTATATAAACCATCTCAGAGTATCTGGGATGTGCTGCTGTGCAACATGCAAGTTGTGTGAAAGAAGTTGAAGCAGCAAGTTAACTGGATGATAAAATATAAACAGTGAGCCAGAAATGGAAATTAGCGCAGTTCATGTGGTGTCTGACTGTGGAGGTTAAAGCTCTTTTAATTGGTGTGGCAACACATTTTCCTTTAACAATAGCCCTGCTTGTGTTTAAACATTGAGGATGAATACACATCTGTAATGgtttaattttatttaatttatcaATGTCTGCCTAATCCTAAATATACTTCATGTGAATACATGTCCTTCAAATTAGCACAGAGTTAATATCCCAGTTGAAATCTGATTAAAACATAAAATGGAGTTTTTTCAAGTCTGGTCATCCCATGAAATGGAAATTTTTAAAGCTAATTATGGATGGATTTGCATGCATTTGTGGCACTACTAGAAAAAGACACAGTTCACATGAGTGTATTAATTAAATCTTCTTATGTAGTTCTCTTTTGGTTAGTCTGTCACTTTAAGGGTGGCTACTGTACTCTAAAGTACCCCTACCTTACTGATGGTTCACACACGCCCACAGCCCCCTACAGTGACAAAAAAAGTTCACGAGAAGTAACATTGCTTTGCCTCTCTGAAATCCCTACTTGAGCTCCCTTGCCTTTAACTAACAGTGACTTCCTCTTTCACCGGTCATCAAAATTCTTTGATGTTTGGATCACATTTTAATAATACGCCGGCAGCTTTGAGCTGTTACATATTTAGATTCCATCACATAATTCCCCTCAGAGATGACTTAGCCATTGCTTCGGGGCACAAACCGCTCATTCCAGTCTTAAACACGTCTATTTTGGGCAGTCCATAGGGATGCTACATTCCAGGTTAATTTGCTTTTGTTGGGACAGCTGGTGGCTTGTACGGAAGAGCAGTCTATAAAGGGAAACAAATTATTTGTTAGGGAACAGATAGCCTATGTGCTGCAGCGTTAATCAAGGAAACTAGAGATCACCTCTGAGGACTTTTGAGTCTTTTGTGCAGAGGCTAAAACAGTCAAATAGTGTCTCTGAGGAACATCTTCACTTCCACACTTACCTCTTTCCTGCACTTGTTACACGTGTTATGAATGTGATGGAAATTATCCTTCAGTTATGAACTACAACTAAAGGAGTGAGAAATTACTCCTCTAGTTGTGATTAAATGTCTAGTTGTGAGTTGAAGTGTTTGGAAATGAATAGGGGAAATTTCCATGCATGTATTTCAACATCTACTCCCTCAATTTTAGGTTGCTTAAACTATTTCAACAATATTTACAAACTTTGGATCTTTCTACATACATTTTTGAAGTGCCACAGAAAACATTTTGGTAATCCAACTGGAACTCTCCAGTCGGCATGAATCACCGGGACTGAAAGAGCTCCAAGCACACAATGGATGGCCTCCCTCATGGGCCCTAATGGATGGATACCTGCTAGCCCAGCAGCTGAATGAATGAGCCCATTTGCTGGAGCGCTGTGGGCCTGCCGACCGCAGATTACAgtgctctctcctccaccagcagctaaatcagaggggtgggggcagagaggtggtgctgctggtggtggtggttgcagtgcagtgcagacaaGCACAAACAATTACCATAAGGGTAGTGTGGagaggatgagggggggggggggggggtgtctcatAACTTTGGCAAAACTTTGGAGACAGACTTTTAACAATGTGAAATGTGTCTTGGAGAAGAGGTTATGAAACAAGACACAGGGAACTGAAATTGTGCGTTATCCATCGGTGTAAATCCCAAATGATTAGTGAGCCCCCATTCTTCATCATATCATTCTTTCAGTGTGGGTTCATTGAACATCAATTGAATTTAGGTTCGGTTTACTGAAAAATAATTGAATAATATGGTGAGTGGATTGGCAAATTCCTTCTTGTAAGCACTTGACAAGGACACCGCTGTAATATTCATAGAGGACTAGATCATAGCTATCCATCTACAAGGGACATCTATGTACACCAACCTTCAAACAGCTGTAAGTcagggtgccccccccccccccccccccccccccccctctgtaaACATTGGTACTCTGCGTGACTCCTGAAAGGGATGGGGGTAGGGGGtgaagcatgcatttgaatattcatttgGGAGCAAGGCTGTGCATTTGCCAGGCTGTAGCAGGCTGTGCTCAAGTGGGCCTCCACAGTGAAGCGGTGCTAAATCACCCAAATGCTTTGCGCTGGTGTGTGCAGGCTTCCCTGTAATTACAAACGTGTCGCCGGCATTAATGTGGCATTACAAAACCGTGCATGTCCAAAAGTAATCAAGAGTTTGCTGGGGCTTATACCTCTCTGAATGAGCATGAGGGAGGTGTTGTAAGGGGGGGTCATGGTCCATGTGGAATGAGCAACGATAACCTAGGCAGACCTCACCGAATTTCATCAGGCTGCTTGATTTCAAGGGAACAAATATTGTTTCTGTTACACAAACTTTGTCAAGGAGAGAAGAGCGGGGCGAAGCCTTCATTTGCCCTCTTTGGTGTTTACCAATCAACACATTGTCTGATGCGCCACAACTAACTCAAACTTCCATTAAAACACAACCCTATCATCGGTCCATCttggttagagagagagggagagcgggagagagaggacagagagaaggcagGGCACCATGGGCTCATTCCGAGTGTGTTTACTCGTGAGGACAGCCTTGCTATCACAAGGAGCAGCTGCTCACTCCTGCCTTTATGTGCCTGACAATGAGATTTTGTGAGCTGAATGGAGACGGTGTTATTGAAAGCAGTTAACCTTCAAGGCTTCTGCAGCCAGGCTGTGACATGGGGGGTGTTTGGCAGAGGAGCGAGGGCTAATATCAAAGCTGGACCTGCCACTCAGTGGGCAGCGATGAGCTCATCCGCCACCTAAGGACATACAGAAATACTGACGCATTAAAACGGACCATCCCGCTGTGAAGATGACTGATGCATTTGTCGTAATTGGAATGCAATGTAAAATGATGACGGTGTCGTTGAACACATGatgggttttatttttcatAGTATTTGCTCTTGTTTTTATCcctgctttcttttcttttttctgcacTTGAGTTTTTAGTCTGAGTAAATCCTCAGCAGCTGCAGTAAGCGATTTCATCAactgtattactgtatgttccaatcacaaactgaGTCCCATTCTCCCTCTGACTGTCCACCAAGGCTCACATTACAGCACCTACTCAACAGTGCATTATCATCTTACATTCAGTGCTGTAGGCTATAGGTATGTACAATCTATGGCATTTGACTATGTGACAGGGTCCCAATAACTCATGCTAATACTGGAGCTTTTATCGAAACATACTAAGTTATGTTAAATTAATGTCATTTGATAATACTATTGCAACATATGACCATTCATAACTTTGCACAAAAACTATTGTCCCCcttatatgtactgtaagtgttatTAGAATGAGTAAGTAAAGTGAGTGTAGTCTCTATGTCACTCAGTATGATTGAGTCAGTATGGAACAGCAATTTTAAAATACACTGTAGAACCCTCCTGACTCAAATATTCAACCTGCCAACATCAAACATAACCAGCCAGAAGTAGTTTCCAAATGGATTAGCCCAATACTGATATTTAAAAAGCACTGGGACTCTTTAGGCTGGCCCTAGGACATTGGATATTCAAGGCAACATGCCCTCGCAATGGtttgcaatatacagtatataaaaagtTTTCTGTTTactgccgagagagagagagagagagagagagagagagagagagagagagagagagagagagagacttttgacAGCTTGAGAGTGCAGAGTTCCCAGGCCCCGCTGCTGCGGACCAATTACTCCCCTCATTTAATTAACCTGTCAAGGGACAGGTGTGGACCCGGGGCATGGGGTTCCTGAGCCTCCTGCCCCGCCCCTGGTGGAGGGATAAATGAGAAGTTACAGCAGGGATTGAATAAGGGGATGAAAGACAGCTGGCCAGGGAGCTAATTCAGGGAGATCTCTTTTCATTTAGCCACATTACCTGTGGGCAACGGCCAAAGTGTTtggtacatgtgtgagtgttaaagatgtttgtttgtttgctgagGTACAGTAAGGTAGATGGAGATGTACTGTAGACGACAGGTGGTGTGAACAGTGACGAGCAGGAAGCCGTTACTGACGTAGCTGATGACGCAGTGCTGGGGACACACTGTCCTTTTATTCTACTCATTTTGGATTCAATATGCAAATGGGGACATTTTCTTTTTGGACAAATATTCTGGGCAGTCAGGTAGTAATCCCTCGCTGGGTGTCTGTGACGCGTTTTTGTCGTAGCCTATCGCTGTTTTGCATTCTGCGCCCTCAGACACAGCAGGTCAAAGAAATGTTGCTATTTTTGCTCCCTGCCAAGTCGCTGCGGATCCCGGAGAGTTGAGGGATTTATATTCTGGGGGCGTTATTGACATCTCACTGAAGCATGCGCAAGTTCATCACCTTCACGCCGGCTCTTAATTTCACTAAATGATCCTTGCATATCAAATCCGACCCCATCGAGTCAGAGACATCCACTTAGCATTTCCCAGCTATGGCTGGCTGCCCCACTGGCTTACTTAAGCAGGCCAGATGGAAGCCAGAGAGTCTTTTTGGGATCTCAGGGTCATTAATCTTCCTAAAGATGCTGAAGGCAGAATTTGACACATCACTGCAGTCAGGTCTGTGGGGGTTCTGCcgtggtggagggagagaggtagttGTCACGCGGCGAGGGCCGAGCGCTCCTTCAACAGTGTTGTTAGCAAATGTCTATCGGGTTTCCCTGAAAGAGCCCTGAGGGGTCTCCGTGGAGATCTGACGGAGTCCGGGGGGGCCGCAGACTGCCGTGGTTTCCggggagatgcagagagagagagagagagagagagagagagagagagagagagagagagagagagagagagagagagagagagagagagagagagagagagagagagagagagagagagagagagagagagagagagagacacctccAGCATGAGTTCACATGTCACCGCCAGAGGAACAGAGGCGAGGACTTTCTGGCAAGGTATCTGACGCTTGCTTCGAGAACAGCGGGAGACAGAAAATGCACTATTACACAAGCTTTTCTGAATTAAACATGCGGCACATTTTTTTAGAGAGCCACTCACCAAGTATTTGCTTTTGACAGTGTGGATTTTTACTCAGTTTTTTCCTTTTTGCTTTGGCACTTCTTTTTCTGATCAATGCAAAATCTCTAAGATGATTTTCACATTGAAGAAGATACTAAAGGAACCCCACTGAGTATTTTTTGTCAAGAACTTAAACATTCATTTAGTCCCCAGTGGAGTCAGGTCAGTGACCTGAGGGATATGGAACATTATCTTTTTAACGATTGTGATTGTTTTAACGATACACATTTTGAACACAGCTAACATTGTCTCAACGTGACCAGAGCATCAAGCTCACTCATGCACTGAAATAACGTTTCAGACATTTTAAGAGGCGTGCAGCTTCGTAATGGTCCTGGCACCACACTGAGACCAGCAAAATGAATATGCTTCAAACCCACTCGGCAAGATGTGCGGAAAATGATTTGATTTTATGTCCCCTATTCCATGCATAGtaactcttacacacacacacaaaataattagTCTGGAACGCACCTCTCTGTGGCAATTTAGGATGatttgcatagtgtaccttggtgtggaggtagagagagagagagagagagagagagagaggagagagaggggtaatgACGTTGGATGAACTTACTCTAAAATGGCGTGATTTCCTCCCATGGAGTAGAATGAGTTTTGGGAAGATTCCTTTTAAAATCTGACCAGTTGGAATTATTTTTTTAGCTGTTTCCACTTTCATTTCACTTTCATTTTCACTTTCAGTCTTCTATCCCTGATTTGTGCTTTGTGACAGCTTGGACTTCACATATTTACGCATCTTTTATTTACATAGTTATGTTGTTGAAAATAAAACAGGTATAATGTGGGTAGAAATATACATGGGTAGACATTTTCCTCAAAAGACAGTAAACGGGTGTGATTCAAAAGGTGATCAATGGTACCCAAGCCTGGATACACTTCAACGAAGATAAACAGGTGGAAACTGGCCAAACATCAAAGTGCAAATTACACCTAATTAACACATTACACTGTGGATAATAAATTAAAAATGCATATGCATATCAAGAAAGTTTGGTCCCTGGAGAAGCCAATCAAGTGGTTATGCTCTGGTGTGTCAAACTGTATGTATCCACAGTGGCAGCAACTGCATGTGCTCAAGGATTTTctctgttttgcttgactgCCAAAGGAAGTGACATAATGAGCAAAGGATTAATCTTTGAAGTTCATTTGTAGGCAACACAATCTTAAATCTTCCTAATTATGCATCACATCTGAAGAAGTAGGCTATGTCACCCTGTGTTTGTACAGCTGTGGTGCTGAAATACATTTACACGAGGGAAACATTTTGAAtgaaaaaatatgaaatggtGGCATGCTCGATTTTGATGAGCCATATAGATTTTGCtgatcagggttttttttttttttactgctgaTGACTTTGAGGCTTCTGGACATTCCAATAGTATAGTGGTTTTCAGTCAAGTCCGACTATGACAGGTGAAAATACTATGGTCTTCCATAAGATGCTGTCTGCATGACTGCCCACCTCTCCCCCAACAACAATGAACTATGTTTGACGTATGTGAAAAATTGAATGGAGTTTTGGACATTATCTCTGAGAAGAGCAAATTACTtattgcttttttcccctccgttCATTTGTATGCGATACATACGAGTCCGCGACGGTGTGCATCTCTAAAGGGTGGTTCATTTTCAATTAGGATTAAGATGAATCGTTATGTATCATTCAATCAAGAAGCACCCTGCTCAGAGGCTGCAGACAGATAATGATGAGATCAGAGTAAAGAACATAATCACACCATCAAAGACTGGTGCCAGTGACACAATGGTGTATTCAAGCGGTGATGCTCTGGTGTCTTCACAGTTAATGCTGGTGGAATGAGAATGCTGTCATTCAGCTGCCGGCATGGCACAGCTTCTTAGAACATACACAACTATAACTTGGCTGAGGATTTGGGAAAGAATTACAAcagggagaaaagaaaatcgGAAAGACTCGCAGCTCCACCCTAATCTAGTTTTTGGACAGATTTCAACAATTTTTAATTGGCTGTCTTATCCTGGCAATTCACATCCCGCTGAAGTCATAGTTTGTGACTTTGAGCAGGCGCCTTTGATGGCATTATATAATGAATGAAGACATGAGTGAGTGACAGTGCTAGACTTGAGAATATGACACATTCATCCCCAGACATTACCCTCAAGCAGTTGGTAACAGTAGTATTGAAAATCTGTCACTCAATTCTCCACAATGGGAACACCCGGGGGAAGTGGACTTCAGAGATCAGTGTACCTAAGCCACAGATGTTGGCACTGAGTTCTGAGTTTTGACACAGGAAatggaaaacacaacacaacaaataaaGAGACACAAAACATGATCAGTTTCATGATTACCACTCTCATATCCTGCCTAAATATGTCCATGCTATGGGGAGATGATAAAGTCTTTCAGTCAGAGTCTCTGTCTGACCTCGTTAATGAGTATTCTATAATGAAGAGACAGGAAGCTCTTCTC
Encoded here:
- the mrm2 gene encoding rRNA methyltransferase 2, mitochondrial encodes the protein MWKHSVLLHRRCIHTSATTLKKSPQNLKGKSPADKRWIVRQLKDPFVKAAHVQNYRCRSAFKLLEIDDKHKILRPGFNVVDCGAAPGAWSQVAVQRVNATGQNPEQPCGSVIGVDLLHIAPLDGAHFLTDQDITSPATHAELQRLLPGGLADVILSDMAPNASGFREMDHEKLISMCLSLLDLSDKVLMPGGCLVLKCWDGGLTWKLQQGLAEIFKEVKTVKPKASRKESAELFFLAKLFKKT